The sequence GGCGATTATGGACTGGCACAGTCGCAAGGTTTTGAGCTGGCGTTTATCGAACAGTATGGAAGCGGATTTTTGCGTCGAAGCCCTGAACGAGGCCATCGCCAAATACGGTAAGCCCAAGATCATGAATAGCGATCAAGGCAGCCAGTTCACCGGCTTTGAATGGACACAGGCGCTGAAAGATGCCGACGTGGAAATATCCATGGATGGTAAGGGCCGCTGGGTCGACAACCGCATGATCGAGCGGCTCTGGCGGTCCCTGAAATATGAATGCATTTACCTGAACGCATTTGAAAACGGTTCAGAAACACGCGCCGGGATTGGAAAGTGGATGGCGTACTACAACGCAGAACGCCCACATTCCACGCACGGAATCTTGACCCCAGATGAAGCCTATGACAGAAAAACAGAACCAATGAGATCGGCAGCCTAAATGAAACCCTGATCCACCTTAAACTGGCTGCGAACTGGTCGAAAAAGCAGGACCACCTCTAACCCCAGCTGAGAAGTTCGCCCAGTGTGTTGCGTCGATCAGTTGAGCCCGCCGCGGAAAACGGACCTTCGCTGCAAAATACACTAAGGTCAGCATTGCGGACGAAGCTGACCTTGCCAGCTTCCAATTCAATGTCCGCTTTTGCACCCGCCGCCGATCCGGTGAGCTAAATTATGCTAAGTTAACTTTTTGATGACGCGCAACAACTTCTTATTAGGAAGGATCAAGGCGTTTTTATTCCGCCGTACATCCAATCACAAAACGCTTTTTGATTCTCTTGGTGAATCTCACACTCATAAGCATTTCCACCTTCTGCGAAGCACCTCTCTCTAAGTTCCCATGCTGTCCTCAAGCATTTTTCCCAGCCTGTCGGACCGTCACCCCCTAAAAGTTTCATTAACCCGAATACAGATTCAGCTCTTAGCTCTTGTGTTTGCTTCTGGTATTCTTGGAAATTTGGCAATTTCGAAGAGTCCGCGTAGACGTTTGATCCCATAAAGAGGGTTGCCAAAAATATGAATATTTTCATGATTTTTCCTTATAATATAAAAATATCTCGAAATCAGATTAACAACATCAGTGAACAATATTTCAAAAAACATTGGAAGCCGTTTGTTTGATCTCTCACCCGCGCTCCCTTCAAACGTGTATCACATCAGGCCCGTAACATGATGTTCAAATCTGGTTCTTGTACGAGCACCGTTCAGTCTTCAGTTGAGAAAAGTGTTTGGTATGAGGTGAATTTTCCCCAAAGTGTAACAAGTAAACGACCGTTAACTTAATACGCTCTACTACCCACAGCCGACCTTCGTGCAGCTTGCAGCATCAGTCAAGAATGGGCTCTTTGCCGACTTTCGCTGCGCAACCTACCAACGACCGCTTTCGGAAAAACCACCCTCGCCCGTTGTCTCCCAAAAACGCTCGTTTTTGGCACCCCCTGCTCTACACACGGAAAATCAACCAGTTAGCCGTTCCAAAAACCTATGACAAAACACTTTGAGTTTTGGAGGGTTTTTGGCATCATGGGGCATGATTATAGGATATGCTCGCGTTTCGACCGCAGAACAGAACCTGCACGCCCAGATTGATTCCTTGAATGTAGTGGGCGCGGGGCGGATATTTTCGGAGACTGTAAGCGGTGCGAAGGCCAAGCGGCCAGAGCTTGAAAAGTTGCTAGACCAGCTTCGTGACGGCGACATCGTTATCGTGACCAAGTATGATCGTCTTGCTCGTTCCTTGCGCGATCTTCTCGACATTGTGGAGGCCATCAAAGAGCGTGGCGCGGGTTTCCGTTCCTTGGCGGAGGACATTGACACCACCACGCACGCAGGAGAGCTTATTTTCCACGTCTTTGCATCCATCGCCCATTTTGAGCGCCGCAGGATAGCAGAGCGTACCCGCGAAGGTTTGGCCGCAGCCCGCAAGCGTGGCCGCATCGGTGGTCGTCCCCCTGCCCTATCGCCTGATCAAAAAGCTGAGGTGATCCGTATGCGCGACGAAGAACGCCGCCCACTTCGAGAGATTGCCAGCTTGTTCAAGGTTAGCATACAGACAGTGCGAAGGATTGAGGGTTTGAGTAAATGAGTGGATTTGACGACATACCAGACGATGTCACTGAACGTGTGGAAATGGCGGAAGGCATTTTGACTTCACGCGCAACAGGTGGCGCAGGCGACAACGGCGTTTATGCCTTCTTGCGTCGTGAGTTGATGGCTGACCCCGTTATTCGCGATCTGCTGCCCAAGTTTGTGCGGACATACCGAAGCCTTGATGCATTCTGGCCGTTCATAAAGAACGAAGCCCCATCCTATGCGGAGCGCCGTGAGATTATCGGCAGAGCTTTCACGCCGTTGATGGATCATTTGGAAGGACGTAACAGCTCACCCGCTGATAAACCGTCCTCTGACATACTGGAGGTCTTCGATGCAGATGGTGTTCATGCTGTTTGGGCAAAAGCGCTTGAGCGGCGTAACTCTGATCCAGAGGGCGCTATCACGGTTGCGCGTACCCTGCTTGAGACTGTGACAAAGCGCATCCTTGATGAGCTGGGAGAAACTTACTCTGACAAATCCGATCTTCCAAAACTGTATGCATCCGCTGCAAAGGCTTTGAACCTTGCGCCCAGCCAACACACGGAAGAGCCGATCAAAGCTATTTTAGGTGGTGCTATGAATCTTGTGAGTGGAATAGGCACTTTGAGAAACCGCTTATCGGACTCCCATGGACGCGGTGGCAGACTACCCGTAAAGCCTTCGCCGCGCCACGCGAGCCTTGCCGTCAACACGGCCGGCGCAGTTGCTACGTTCCTTGTTGAAACGTTCTTGGAGAGACAGAAGGCTGAATGATTTCTGTTTTAACACCCCTTAGACGATGTTCGCGCTTTATTATAGATGGGGGCTTCAGTCTGGTGTTTTACCAGATTACCCCACTTTCTACTTACTGTAGTATTACCATAGTATTACTACAGTGCATAACCGCCTCGCCTGTGTCCGAAAATTGGAGTGATGGGCCAGCGTGTTCAACCTGAAAGGCGCGTTACATAACAGGTTTTAGGCGCTTTAGTTCAATGGGGGTTTCAGCGACATCTTGCCATACCCCTTCTGAGTAACGGGGCGATTTACAGTTACGGATCAGCCACTGGCTCCACGGTTTGTTACACGGACTATGTGAGCCTCCGGTTTCTCAAGCTTTGCGTCCACGGCACTAATTGCAACGATATTGCGGTGCTTGGGCCAATCTATTTACATTGGAGGCAGCCCACGCATCGGGTTGATCATGGTTCCCTTTACTAGGCTGCTTAAAACTTTGGGCGCTGGTGGTATTCTACTGAGAGGGCCCAAAACGTAATCTCGCAGAATTGGTAAAGCACGATTGTTGGATTGATACATTGGAGTGAAGGCCCAACTCATCGCTTGATATGCATTCGTGTGTCGCCTGCGGGCTTTGGTGTATTTTGATAACGCTTGATCCAGCGGGAACGCCTTCAGACATTTCATCAAGGCGGCGGCATCCAATAACGCCATATTGGCACCCTGCCCCAATTGCGGACTCGCACGATGCGCGGCATCGCCTATGTGGAGAATGCGGTCGCCAAACGGTTTTCGCAGGCTGCCGTGGGAATAAACCGCAGGCGTCATTTGGCTGTGATCGGTAATTTGAGCCGTAAAGGGCGCCAACTCCGGCCAAAGGTTGGTGGCTTCTGCGCGCCATTCTTCGATTGGACTATTTTGCCATTGCTCAATTTTGGTACGGGGAACTGACCAAAACAACGCAGCTTTTCTCCTGTTCTCACCGGGCATCGTTCCAATCGGCAAAACCCCAATCATATTGGATGCACGACGATAGCGTTGTTGCAGGCAATCGTATTGCAAGACGCAATCATCTGGCCAGTCTACGGTCGCCCAAATTGCGCCATAGTGCAACGATTTCGAGATTAGCGGACTGACAGGAGAGCCAACGCCCATTGTGTCGATCACGAGATCAAATGGCCCGACAGATGTACCATTTTCAAAGGTCAAAAATCGACCTTGGTCGTTAACATCTGTGGAAACCACGCGATGTTTCCCCGTGACTTTGATCCCCTCGGCTTCTGCAACTTCCATCAAAGCGCCAAACAAACTGGCACGATGAATACCCAAGCCGAAATTCTCACCACCTTTTTCGCCGTAGGAAACATCTAAAACCAGACGGCCGCTTTTGGCCTCATGTCCGAGCATGCGAAACCCTTTGGCTCCTTTAGCTAAAGCGGCCTTTGCGGCACCCAATTGCTCTAAAACACGCAACCCAACCGGCTGGATAACCAGTCCGGACCCCACCGGTTTAGGCACTTCAAATTGATCGAACAGCGCCACATTAAATCCCAGTCTTTGGGCAAAAATCGCGGCGGAAATTCCACCAATTCCACAGCCACAAATCGCAATATTCATCTAATAACCTTAACTATTTTTCGCCAAACATAGCTGGGTCAAATACTTAGGCAAGGATCAAAATGTCTCATTGGCAGCCTTGAGGCACTAGACGTCTTAGGGTTTGAATGACCGTTTTCTATAACCCCGCTGCGGCATAACGAGATTATGTCGAACGGCAGGTTAGCGGTATGAGTTCACGGCATAGGCTTTGTGGCGCCGTATGAAGAGTGCAAAATGGGTTTAGGAACTTTCAAATTGGACCACTCAAATGGGGCTGCTGGCTTGCCCTGCATGCGAGCATTATGTGCCGTTACACCACGA is a genomic window of Falsihalocynthiibacter arcticus containing:
- a CDS encoding FAD-dependent oxidoreductase — translated: MNIAICGCGIGGISAAIFAQRLGFNVALFDQFEVPKPVGSGLVIQPVGLRVLEQLGAAKAALAKGAKGFRMLGHEAKSGRLVLDVSYGEKGGENFGLGIHRASLFGALMEVAEAEGIKVTGKHRVVSTDVNDQGRFLTFENGTSVGPFDLVIDTMGVGSPVSPLISKSLHYGAIWATVDWPDDCVLQYDCLQQRYRRASNMIGVLPIGTMPGENRRKAALFWSVPRTKIEQWQNSPIEEWRAEATNLWPELAPFTAQITDHSQMTPAVYSHGSLRKPFGDRILHIGDAAHRASPQLGQGANMALLDAAALMKCLKAFPLDQALSKYTKARRRHTNAYQAMSWAFTPMYQSNNRALPILRDYVLGPLSRIPPAPKVLSSLVKGTMINPMRGLPPM
- a CDS encoding abortive infection family protein; this encodes MSGFDDIPDDVTERVEMAEGILTSRATGGAGDNGVYAFLRRELMADPVIRDLLPKFVRTYRSLDAFWPFIKNEAPSYAERREIIGRAFTPLMDHLEGRNSSPADKPSSDILEVFDADGVHAVWAKALERRNSDPEGAITVARTLLETVTKRILDELGETYSDKSDLPKLYASAAKALNLAPSQHTEEPIKAILGGAMNLVSGIGTLRNRLSDSHGRGGRLPVKPSPRHASLAVNTAGAVATFLVETFLERQKAE
- a CDS encoding recombinase family protein; this translates as MASWGMIIGYARVSTAEQNLHAQIDSLNVVGAGRIFSETVSGAKAKRPELEKLLDQLRDGDIVIVTKYDRLARSLRDLLDIVEAIKERGAGFRSLAEDIDTTTHAGELIFHVFASIAHFERRRIAERTREGLAAARKRGRIGGRPPALSPDQKAEVIRMRDEERRPLREIASLFKVSIQTVRRIEGLSK